Proteins encoded in a region of the Mercenaria mercenaria strain notata chromosome 1, MADL_Memer_1, whole genome shotgun sequence genome:
- the LOC123539440 gene encoding zinc finger protein 62-like isoform X1, with protein sequence MIMYCKTINNNKAMEQGIKQTEEKCYKCGFCDYACNRRSSLTLHSRRHTGEKPFKCGVCGFASTKPFVLKIHMRTHTKEKPFKCDICDYTCSQSRYLKIHKRVHTGEQPFRCGICDFRCSTRGILRSHVRMHTGAKPFKCDICGFASSAFFSLKSHIRKHIGDKCFKCNVCNYASCQMSGLNIHMRKHAGEKGFKCDVCDYASYSKGGLKAHIEAKHSDAKQFKCDVCDFACNLRGNLKRHMRIHTGEKPFKCDTCEYASNYSSSLTNHMRIHSGEKGYKCDFCDYACHSNSDLKRHTRKHTGEKPFKCEVCGFACCSSKSLKMHKRIHTGEKLYECDDCGFACSTCHTLKVHMRKHTGEKGFKCDVCDYASYSRSALKAHMGTKHSDENHFKCDVCDLVCNAKGNLKKHIMRIHTGDKPFKCDTCEYSCNYSSSLKNHMLIHSGEKDYKCDICDYATYRYIDLKRHMRKHSGEKLFKCDRCDFACSSSKSLRKHGGTHTGEKTI encoded by the coding sequence ATGATTATGTATTGTAAAACTATCAATAACAATAAAGCTATGGAACAGGGAATTAAGCAAACAGAAGAGAAATGCTATAAATGTGGTTTTTGTGATTATGCTTGCAATAGACGCAGTTCTCTGACATTACATTCGAGAAGACACACTGGCGAAAAACCGTTTAAATGTGGCGTTTGTGGTTTTGCTTCTACAAAACCCTTTGTTCTTAAAATACATATGAGAACACATACTAAagagaaaccctttaaatgtgatatttgtgattATACATGTAGTCAAAGCCGTTATCTAAAGATTCACAAGAGAGTGCATACTGGAGAACAACCATTTCGTTGCGGTATTTGTGATTTTAGATGCTCTACAAGGGGTATTCTAAGGAGTCATGTGAGAATGCATACTGGAGCGAAAccatttaaatgtgatatttgtggTTTTGCATCTAGCGCTTTCTTTTCTCTAAAGTCACATATTAGAAAGCATATTGGAgataaatgctttaaatgtaatgtttgtaattatgcatCTTGCCAAATGAGTGGTCTAAACATACATATGAGAAAACATGCAGGAGAAAAAGGCttcaaatgtgatgtttgtgattatgccaGTTATTCTAAAGGTGGTCTGAAAGCACATATTGAAGCAAAGCATTCAGatgcaaaacaatttaaatgtgatgtttgtgattttgCGTGTAATTTAAGAGGTAATTTAAAGAGGCATATGAGAattcatacaggagagaaaccatTCAAATGCGACACTTGCGAATATGCAAGCAATTATAGCAGTAGTCTAACAAATCATATGCGAATACATTCAGGAGAGAAAGGctataaatgtgatttttgtgaTTATGCTTGTCATTCAAATAGTGATCTGAAGAGACATACAAGaaaacatacaggagagaaaccttTTAAATGCGAAGTTTGTGGCTTTGCTTGTTGTTCAAGCAAAAGTTTAAAAATGCATAagagaatacatacaggagagaaactaTATGAATGTGATGATTGTGGTTTTGCATGCAGTACATGCCATACTTTAAAAGTACATATGAGAAAACATACAGGAGAAAAAGGCttcaaatgtgatgtttgtgattatgccaGTTATTCTAGAAGTGCTCTGAAAGCACACATGGGAACAAAGCATTCAGATGAAAAccactttaaatgtgatgtttgtgatttgGTGTGTAATGCAAAAGGTAATTTAAAGAAGCATATTATGAGAATTCATACAGGAGACAAACCATTTAAATGTGACACTTGTGAATATTCATGCAATTATAGTAGTAGTCTAAAAAATCACATGCTAATACATTCAGGAGAGAAAGActataaatgtgatatttgtgattATGCTACTTACAGATATATTGATCTGAAGAGACATATGAGAAAACATTCAGGAGAGAAACTTTTTAAATGTGATCGTTGTGATTTTGCATGTAGTTCAAGCAAAAGTTTAAGAAAGCATGGTGGTACACATACAGGAGAAaaaactatatga